From Streptomyces sp. TLI_235, a single genomic window includes:
- a CDS encoding acetolactate synthase large subunit, with product MTEHAASPRRGDTPAAHAPGQQTTVETMTGAQSLIRSLEAVGADTVFGIPGGAILPAYDPLMDSTKVRHILVRHEQGAGHAATGYAQATGRVGVCMATSGPGATNLVTPIADAYMDSVPIVAITGQVASKAIGTDAFQEADICGITMPITKHNFLVTDPAEIPRVIAEAFHIAATGRPGPVLVDVAKDALQATTTFRWPVETSLPGYRPVTKPHAKQIREAARMLVNAKRPVLYVGGGVLKASASSELRILAELTGAPVVTTLMAIGVFPDSHPQHLGMPGMHGSVPAVTALQKADLLFTLGARFDDRVTGRLDSFAPNAKVVHADIDPAEIGKNRPADVPIVGDAREVIADLIVAVQAEYDAGHKGDYADWWAKLDEWKRTYPLGYEPAPAGELSPQQVIERIGQLVGPDAIYAAGVGQHQMWASQFIRFEKPATWLNSGGAGTMGYAVPAAMGAKAGKPDTAVWAIDGDGCFQMTNQELVTCALNNIPIKVAVINNGSLGMVRQWQTLFYNQRYSNTVLHAGPEHDGKEPPAQGTRIPDFVLLSEAMGCVGLRCERPEDLDAVIKQAMEINDRPVVIDFIVHQDAMVWPMVAAGTSNDEILFARGVRPDFGDDLD from the coding sequence CGCTCCCTCGAGGCCGTAGGGGCCGACACCGTCTTCGGTATCCCCGGTGGCGCGATCCTCCCGGCGTACGACCCGCTGATGGACTCCACCAAGGTCCGCCACATCCTGGTCCGCCACGAGCAGGGCGCCGGCCATGCGGCCACCGGCTACGCGCAGGCCACCGGCCGCGTCGGCGTCTGCATGGCCACCTCCGGCCCCGGCGCCACCAACCTGGTCACCCCGATCGCCGACGCCTACATGGACTCCGTCCCGATCGTCGCGATCACCGGCCAGGTCGCCTCCAAGGCGATCGGCACCGACGCCTTCCAGGAGGCGGACATCTGCGGCATCACCATGCCGATCACCAAGCACAACTTCCTGGTGACCGACCCGGCCGAGATCCCCCGGGTCATCGCCGAGGCCTTCCACATCGCCGCCACCGGCCGCCCCGGCCCGGTCCTCGTCGACGTCGCCAAGGACGCCCTGCAGGCCACCACCACCTTCCGCTGGCCGGTCGAGACCTCGCTGCCCGGCTACCGCCCGGTCACCAAGCCGCACGCCAAGCAGATCCGCGAGGCCGCGCGGATGCTGGTCAACGCCAAGCGGCCGGTGCTCTACGTCGGCGGCGGCGTGCTCAAGGCCAGCGCCAGCTCCGAGCTGCGCATCCTCGCCGAGCTGACCGGCGCCCCGGTCGTCACCACCCTGATGGCGATCGGCGTCTTCCCCGACAGCCACCCGCAGCACCTGGGCATGCCCGGCATGCACGGCTCGGTGCCGGCCGTCACCGCCCTGCAGAAGGCCGACCTGCTGTTCACCCTCGGCGCCCGCTTCGACGACCGCGTCACCGGCAGGCTGGACAGCTTCGCCCCCAACGCCAAGGTCGTGCACGCCGACATCGACCCCGCCGAGATCGGCAAGAACCGCCCCGCCGACGTCCCGATCGTCGGCGACGCCCGCGAGGTCATCGCCGACCTGATCGTCGCCGTCCAGGCCGAGTACGACGCCGGCCACAAGGGCGACTACGCGGACTGGTGGGCCAAGCTCGACGAGTGGAAGCGCACCTACCCGCTCGGCTACGAGCCCGCCCCCGCCGGCGAGCTGTCCCCCCAGCAGGTCATCGAGCGGATCGGCCAGTTGGTCGGCCCGGACGCCATCTACGCGGCCGGCGTCGGCCAGCACCAGATGTGGGCCAGTCAGTTCATCCGGTTCGAGAAGCCGGCCACCTGGCTCAACTCCGGCGGCGCGGGCACCATGGGCTACGCCGTCCCGGCCGCCATGGGCGCCAAGGCCGGCAAGCCCGACACCGCGGTCTGGGCGATCGACGGCGACGGCTGCTTCCAGATGACCAATCAGGAGCTCGTCACCTGCGCCCTGAACAACATCCCGATCAAGGTCGCGGTCATCAACAACGGCTCGCTCGGCATGGTCCGCCAGTGGCAGACGCTGTTCTACAACCAGCGCTACTCCAACACCGTGCTGCACGCCGGCCCGGAGCACGACGGCAAGGAGCCGCCGGCCCAGGGCACCCGGATCCCGGACTTCGTGCTGCTCTCCGAGGCGATGGGCTGCGTCGGACTGCGCTGCGAGCGCCCGGAGGACCTCGACGCCGTGATCAAGCAGGCGATGGAGATCAACGACCGCCCGGTCGTCATCGACTTCATCGTCCACCAGGACGCCATGGTCTGGCCGATGGTGGCCGCCGGCACCAGCAACGACGAGATCCTGTTCGCCCGGGGCGTCCGCCCCGACTTCGGCGACGACCTCGACTGA
- a CDS encoding ketol-acid reductoisomerase — MAELFYEDDADLSIIQGRKVAVIGYGSQGHAHALSLRDSGVDVRVGLKEGSKSKAVAEEAGLRVVTPAEAAAEADVIMILVPDPIQADVYEESIAPNLKAGDALFFGHGLNIRFGFIKPPADVDVCMVAPKGPGHLVRRQYEEGRGVPCIVAVEQDATGNGFALALSYAKGIGGTKAGVIKTTFTEETETDLFGEQAVLCGGTAALVKAGFETLVEAGYQPEIAYFECLHELKLIVDLMYEGGLEKMRWSVSETAEWGDYVTGPRIITADTKAEMKKVLTEIQDGTFANTWIAEYKAGLPKYNEYKNADADHLLETTGKKLRKLMSWVDEEA; from the coding sequence GTGGCCGAGCTGTTCTACGAAGACGACGCCGACCTGTCCATCATCCAGGGCCGCAAGGTCGCGGTGATCGGCTACGGCAGCCAGGGCCACGCCCACGCGCTGTCGCTGCGCGACTCGGGCGTGGACGTCCGGGTCGGCCTGAAGGAGGGCTCGAAGTCCAAGGCCGTCGCGGAGGAGGCCGGCCTGCGCGTCGTGACTCCGGCCGAGGCCGCCGCCGAGGCCGACGTCATCATGATCCTCGTGCCGGACCCGATCCAGGCCGACGTCTACGAGGAGTCCATCGCGCCGAACCTGAAGGCGGGCGACGCCCTGTTCTTCGGCCACGGCCTGAACATCCGCTTCGGCTTCATCAAGCCCCCGGCGGACGTCGACGTCTGCATGGTCGCCCCGAAGGGCCCGGGCCACCTGGTCCGCCGCCAGTACGAGGAGGGCCGCGGCGTCCCGTGCATCGTGGCCGTCGAGCAGGACGCCACCGGCAACGGCTTCGCGCTGGCCCTGTCCTACGCCAAGGGCATCGGCGGCACCAAGGCCGGCGTCATCAAGACCACCTTCACCGAGGAGACCGAGACCGACCTGTTCGGTGAGCAGGCCGTCCTCTGCGGTGGCACCGCCGCCCTGGTCAAGGCCGGTTTCGAGACCCTGGTCGAGGCCGGCTACCAGCCGGAGATCGCCTACTTCGAGTGCCTGCACGAGCTGAAGCTCATCGTCGACCTGATGTACGAGGGCGGCCTGGAGAAGATGCGCTGGTCGGTCTCCGAGACCGCCGAGTGGGGCGACTACGTGACCGGCCCCCGCATCATCACCGCCGACACCAAGGCCGAGATGAAGAAGGTCCTCACGGAGATCCAGGACGGCACCTTCGCCAACACCTGGATCGCCGAGTACAAGGCCGGCCTGCCGAAGTACAACGAGTACAAGAACGCCGACGCCGACCACCTGCTGGAGACCACCGGCAAGAAGCTGCGCAAGCTGATGAGCTGGGTCGACGAGGAGGCGTAA
- a CDS encoding D-3-phosphoglycerate dehydrogenase, which yields MSKSVVLIAEELSPATVDALGPDFEIRHCNGADRTELLTAITDVDAILIRSATKVDAEALTAAKRLKVVARAGVGLDNVDVSAATKAGVMVVNAPTSNIVTAAELACGLLIASARHIAPANAALKQGEWKRNKYTGVELSEKVLGVVGLGRIGVLVAQRMSAFGMKIVAYDPYIQAARAAQMGVKLVSLEELLEVSDFITVHLPKTPETIGLIGDEALHKVKPTVRIVNAARGGIVDEAALASALRDGRVAGAGLDVYAKEPCTDSPLFAFDNVVATPHLGASTDEAQEKAGIAVARSVRLALAGELVPDAVNVQGGVIAEDVRPGLPLAEKLGRIFTALAGEVAVRLDVEVRGEITQHDVKVLELSALKGVFEDVVAETVSYVNAPLFAQERGVEVRLTTSSESPEHRNVITVRGTLANGEEVAISGTLSGPKQTQKIVGVDGFDVDVALTDHMAFFTYEDRPGVVGTLGRILGDAGINIAGMQVARDGSGALASITVDSEISQDVLNAIAAEIGAKFARAVNLG from the coding sequence GTGAGCAAATCCGTAGTACTCATCGCCGAAGAGCTGTCGCCCGCCACCGTCGACGCCCTTGGCCCCGACTTCGAGATCCGCCACTGCAACGGCGCGGACCGCACCGAGCTGCTGACCGCCATCACGGACGTGGACGCGATCCTCATCCGCTCCGCCACCAAGGTGGACGCGGAGGCGCTGACCGCGGCGAAGCGGCTGAAGGTCGTCGCCCGCGCCGGTGTCGGCCTGGACAACGTCGACGTCTCCGCCGCCACCAAGGCCGGCGTGATGGTCGTGAACGCGCCGACCTCCAACATCGTCACCGCCGCCGAGCTCGCCTGCGGTCTGCTGATCGCCAGCGCCCGGCACATCGCGCCGGCCAACGCCGCGCTCAAGCAGGGCGAGTGGAAGCGCAACAAGTACACCGGCGTCGAGCTCTCCGAGAAGGTGCTCGGCGTCGTCGGCCTCGGCCGCATCGGTGTCCTGGTCGCGCAGCGCATGTCGGCCTTCGGCATGAAGATCGTCGCGTACGACCCCTACATCCAGGCCGCCCGCGCGGCCCAGATGGGCGTCAAGCTGGTCTCGCTGGAGGAGCTGCTGGAGGTGTCGGACTTCATCACCGTCCACCTCCCGAAGACCCCCGAGACGATCGGCCTGATCGGCGACGAGGCGCTGCACAAGGTCAAGCCGACCGTGCGGATCGTCAACGCCGCCCGCGGCGGCATCGTCGACGAGGCCGCGCTCGCGAGCGCCCTGCGCGACGGCCGGGTGGCCGGCGCCGGCCTGGACGTGTACGCCAAGGAGCCGTGCACCGACTCGCCGCTGTTCGCCTTCGACAACGTGGTCGCCACCCCGCACCTGGGCGCCTCCACCGACGAGGCCCAGGAGAAGGCCGGCATCGCCGTCGCCAGGTCGGTGCGCCTCGCGCTCGCCGGCGAACTGGTGCCGGACGCGGTCAACGTCCAGGGCGGCGTCATCGCCGAGGACGTCCGCCCGGGCCTGCCGCTCGCCGAGAAGCTCGGCCGGATCTTCACCGCTCTGGCCGGCGAGGTGGCCGTCCGTCTCGACGTCGAGGTCCGCGGCGAGATCACCCAGCACGACGTCAAGGTGCTCGAACTCTCCGCCCTGAAGGGTGTGTTCGAGGACGTGGTGGCGGAGACGGTGTCCTACGTCAACGCCCCGCTGTTCGCGCAGGAGCGCGGTGTGGAGGTCCGGCTGACGACCTCCAGCGAGTCGCCCGAGCACCGCAACGTCATCACCGTCCGCGGCACCCTGGCCAACGGCGAGGAGGTGGCCATCTCGGGCACGCTCTCCGGTCCGAAGCAGACCCAGAAGATCGTCGGCGTCGACGGCTTCGACGTGGACGTGGCGCTCACCGACCACATGGCCTTCTTCACCTACGAGGACCGCCCCGGCGTGGTCGGCACCCTCGGCCGCATCCTCGGCGACGCCGGCATCAACATCGCCGGCATGCAGGTCGCCCGGGACGGCTCCGGAGCGCTCGCCTCGATCACCGTCGACAGCGAGATCTCGCAGGACGTGCTGAACGCCATCGCCGCGGAGATCGGCGCCAAGTTCGCCCGCGCGGTGAACCTCGGCTGA
- a CDS encoding acetolactate synthase small subunit, with protein MTTMSKHTLSVLVENKPGVLARIASLFSRRGFNIDSLAVGPTEHPDISRMTIVVNVEDLPLEQVTKQLNKLVNVIKIVELDQSQAVQRELVLVKVRADAESRSQIVEIVQLFRAKTVDVSPDAVTIEATGSSDKLEAMLRMLEPYGVKELVQSGLVAIGRGARSITDRSLRALDRSA; from the coding sequence ATGACCACCATGTCCAAGCACACCCTCTCCGTCCTGGTCGAGAACAAGCCCGGCGTCCTCGCCCGGATCGCCTCGCTGTTCTCCCGTCGGGGCTTCAACATCGACTCCCTCGCCGTCGGCCCGACCGAGCACCCGGACATCTCCCGGATGACCATCGTGGTCAACGTCGAGGACCTGCCGCTGGAGCAGGTGACCAAGCAGCTCAACAAGCTGGTCAACGTGATAAAGATCGTCGAGCTCGACCAGAGCCAGGCCGTCCAGCGCGAGCTGGTCCTGGTCAAGGTCCGCGCGGACGCCGAGTCCCGCTCGCAGATCGTCGAGATCGTCCAGCTCTTCCGCGCCAAGACGGTCGACGTCTCGCCGGACGCGGTGACCATCGAGGCCACCGGCAGCTCCGACAAGCTGGAGGCCATGCTGCGCATGCTGGAGCCGTACGGCGTCAAGGAGCTCGTGCAGTCCGGTCTGGTGGCCATCGGGCGGGGCGCCCGATCGATCACCGACCGCTCGCTGCGCGCCCTCGACCGCAGCGCGTAG